In Bacteriovorax sp. Seq25_V, the following are encoded in one genomic region:
- a CDS encoding haloacid dehalogenase has product MRMFQIALILVLQLSISAKGVWVFLDLGNTIIDTRTAGEFKYFPKAHEFLRALHNSGLSVAAISNIPESFGASHEEKLETLKDYIKENWQDESFAWDELDAIFLPLSNAELKPNETLYLRALRNAEECPAIYISENLKEVQKAQELGMAAYLFDYKGTQAYPEVSHLEEFIIQNYHRDYSKDCIIK; this is encoded by the coding sequence ATGAGAATGTTTCAAATTGCACTAATTCTAGTATTACAATTATCAATCAGCGCCAAAGGTGTTTGGGTTTTTCTCGATCTTGGAAACACTATTATCGATACTCGAACGGCCGGTGAATTTAAGTATTTTCCAAAGGCCCATGAATTTTTAAGAGCTCTACATAATTCTGGTCTATCAGTTGCTGCTATATCAAATATTCCAGAAAGCTTTGGTGCATCACATGAGGAAAAGCTTGAAACCCTCAAGGATTATATCAAGGAAAACTGGCAAGATGAGAGCTTTGCTTGGGATGAACTCGATGCTATTTTCTTGCCGCTTAGCAACGCAGAATTAAAACCGAATGAAACTCTCTATCTACGTGCTCTTCGTAATGCTGAAGAATGTCCTGCAATTTATATCTCAGAGAACTTAAAAGAGGTTCAAAAGGCACAAGAGTTAGGTATGGCAGCTTATCTCTTTGATTACAAGGGAACACAAGCTTATCCTGAAGTCTCTCACCTCGAAGAGTTTATTATTCAAAACTACCATCGCGATTATTCAAAAGACTGCATAATTAAATAA
- a CDS encoding PEP/pyruvate-binding domain-containing protein, which translates to MLYSFETLPKELKAVGGKAYMLAMMLQDGLPIPTGFIIHESFTAEDEENLRSFYLSRNFSLAVRSSASAEDSKDHSFAGQNTTFLYVENLEELISAVKKCFSSINNESSKSYRQNISTAVESRMNVVIQEMVDPAYAGVFFSKDPTGATSDWLLEYIDGVGEDLVSGKRTPKKVYPNTIVENEDLSQENLNELVSHCHRIEGLYDDKFDIEWAISKTGEVYILQSRPITTLKDLDSKKIATQELERLKNEFSEDTYWDGQTFSELTVCPSTFSFSLWEKSFAPGGGFDLALKELGYLGFEDNQSKSLLDSIFGRSYINLERLGPLYFGPIPYRINPIPRVHLEFRLSKLNFETIVKTPKTVFKMLSVAMSINTHRRPFIEKSRENLIAFSTIMEKGSGPESYADFETHKLIERLQKESHIFSTKTLLWPYVLISLTETTHQSLFSYLKGVTGESEAEQIITRWMGTGLQTETYDMTRYFNKACAYPEVRQLFMQKYGHRCPGELDLNSKRWEEMGDDAFFELSPSEYEELKSSHSICDIAAEIEELKTIKKALILEEWLLLKDLLELREKWKMALLKQFSHIRYMLLELSKRLEIPNDLVFYITLDEISDYAKSILSTAQERKLRSLALSRYNFSTVTCLKEIKDTLENNVPVENSMKGEGISTGLVKGEVVIINSMADVSKIKWPKNPIIVAKATDPGWTPVFIRAKGIIVERGGALSHCAIVAREMGIPAVSGIKNCYINLKEGQNVWINGNDGTVTAVQ; encoded by the coding sequence ATGCTTTACTCATTTGAAACACTTCCCAAAGAATTGAAAGCAGTAGGTGGTAAGGCCTATATGTTGGCCATGATGTTACAAGATGGTTTACCTATTCCTACTGGGTTTATTATTCACGAATCATTTACAGCTGAAGATGAAGAAAATCTTCGTAGTTTTTACTTATCTCGAAACTTCTCTCTTGCAGTTAGAAGTTCTGCTAGTGCAGAGGACTCTAAAGATCATAGTTTTGCTGGTCAAAATACAACATTCCTCTATGTGGAAAATTTAGAAGAACTTATTAGCGCAGTAAAAAAATGCTTTTCAAGTATAAATAATGAATCTTCTAAGTCATATCGACAAAATATTTCTACTGCTGTTGAGAGTAGAATGAATGTCGTTATTCAAGAAATGGTAGATCCGGCATATGCAGGTGTATTTTTTTCCAAGGACCCAACTGGGGCAACTTCAGATTGGCTACTTGAATATATTGATGGTGTTGGTGAGGATCTCGTAAGTGGAAAAAGAACACCTAAGAAAGTGTATCCAAACACAATCGTTGAAAATGAAGATTTATCTCAGGAGAATCTCAATGAATTAGTCTCACACTGTCATCGTATTGAAGGATTGTACGATGATAAGTTTGATATTGAATGGGCAATTTCTAAGACAGGTGAAGTTTATATTCTTCAATCTCGTCCTATTACAACACTCAAGGACCTTGATTCTAAAAAAATAGCAACTCAAGAACTTGAAAGATTAAAAAATGAATTCTCCGAAGATACTTATTGGGATGGGCAAACTTTCAGTGAACTAACAGTTTGTCCGTCAACGTTCTCATTCTCACTTTGGGAGAAATCATTCGCTCCTGGAGGTGGCTTCGACCTCGCTTTAAAAGAGTTAGGTTATCTTGGATTTGAGGACAACCAATCGAAGTCTTTATTGGATTCAATTTTTGGAAGAAGTTATATTAATCTCGAACGATTGGGACCTTTGTACTTTGGACCAATTCCATACCGAATAAATCCAATACCGCGTGTACATCTAGAATTTAGATTATCTAAGTTAAATTTTGAGACGATTGTCAAAACGCCTAAAACTGTTTTTAAAATGCTTAGTGTTGCAATGTCTATTAATACTCATCGTAGACCATTCATCGAGAAGTCCCGTGAAAACTTAATTGCATTTTCAACAATTATGGAAAAGGGGAGCGGACCAGAGTCATACGCGGACTTTGAGACGCACAAACTGATTGAGCGTTTACAGAAAGAGTCACATATATTCTCTACTAAAACTCTACTTTGGCCATATGTTCTGATCTCTTTAACAGAGACAACTCATCAGTCACTTTTTAGTTATCTAAAAGGAGTAACTGGCGAGAGCGAAGCTGAGCAAATAATCACACGTTGGATGGGAACTGGACTTCAGACTGAGACCTACGATATGACAAGATACTTTAATAAGGCGTGTGCATATCCAGAAGTTAGACAACTTTTTATGCAAAAATACGGGCATCGTTGTCCGGGAGAGCTTGATTTAAATTCAAAGCGTTGGGAAGAGATGGGAGACGATGCTTTTTTTGAGTTAAGTCCTTCAGAGTACGAAGAATTAAAGTCTTCCCATTCGATTTGTGATATCGCTGCTGAAATTGAAGAGTTGAAAACGATCAAAAAAGCTTTAATTCTTGAAGAGTGGCTTCTTCTAAAAGACTTATTAGAACTTAGAGAAAAGTGGAAAATGGCCCTCCTTAAACAGTTTTCACATATTCGCTATATGCTTTTAGAATTATCTAAGCGTTTAGAAATTCCAAACGATCTTGTTTTCTATATTACTCTCGATGAAATTTCTGATTACGCGAAATCAATACTCTCTACTGCGCAAGAGAGAAAGCTCCGCTCTTTAGCTCTTTCTCGTTATAATTTTTCAACTGTTACTTGTCTTAAAGAAATAAAAGATACTTTGGAAAACAATGTACCAGTAGAGAATTCGATGAAAGGAGAGGGGATTTCGACAGGACTTGTGAAAGGTGAAGTTGTTATTATCAACAGCATGGCGGACGTTTCAAAAATCAAGTGGCCAAAAAATCCAATTATTGTCGCTAAAGCTACTGATCCTGGTTGGACACCTGTCTTTATCAGAGCAAAAGGGATTATAGTTGAAAGAGGTGGTGCTCTTTCTCATTGCGCTATTGTTGCGCGTGAGATGGGAATTCCTGCCGTTAGTGGAATTAAAAATTGTTATATTAATTTAAAAGAGGGACAAAATGTTTGGATCAATGGAAATGATGGAACTGTTACAGCAGTCCAATAA
- a CDS encoding PQQ-binding-like beta-propeller repeat protein: protein MFGSMEMMELLQQSNNVIEYHYGIVPTVLLPLAFLSTGISILATYVAGFFGIKLKAEGPRKLLELLLRPKLLISAMFLNVLIYAGFHFYAHVKNGPVPLVVQSTLSKTFATPSSKVSLKDGIKVIDINEPVFAKGTIVEGKLYVGTTSGNLLKIELKRGSIEKRFYVGKFVSPTPVFFDGYLYFGEGLHQSHHMGVYKFDLKEFSVATKFETQGHTEIFPVIHNNILYQAAGGDGLYAIDIETMQKKWHFSGGHMDGYVGILENALFVGTGVPVEDNDKVRPMAYRLHSETGEIAWQRELPLSTWYGPAISNDHICFPLGEIHVESKLGGISCFSPSGERQSTILIDAPVLSKPIILGDNIIFNDYHGGLYSWKVDGSRENWKIKATSKAHGYSSSVLIDNNIYFVDADGTLKIVNPITGVFLERDLSKILKPGERVYADILKYDEKIYIFGMKGSILELDKSMGSVKN from the coding sequence ATGTTTGGATCAATGGAAATGATGGAACTGTTACAGCAGTCCAATAATGTAATCGAGTATCACTATGGAATTGTCCCGACAGTTTTACTTCCTCTTGCATTTTTAAGCACAGGAATAAGTATCCTTGCTACTTATGTAGCCGGTTTCTTTGGAATTAAACTTAAGGCAGAAGGTCCAAGGAAGTTACTGGAACTTCTTCTGCGTCCAAAGTTACTCATTAGTGCAATGTTCTTAAATGTATTAATTTATGCTGGATTCCATTTCTATGCTCATGTTAAGAATGGGCCAGTTCCACTTGTTGTACAGTCAACTCTTTCCAAGACCTTCGCAACACCATCATCAAAAGTTTCACTTAAAGATGGAATCAAGGTTATTGATATAAATGAACCTGTCTTTGCCAAAGGAACCATTGTTGAAGGAAAGCTTTATGTTGGAACAACTTCTGGTAATCTTCTAAAAATAGAGTTGAAACGTGGAAGTATTGAAAAACGATTTTATGTCGGTAAGTTCGTTTCCCCTACACCTGTCTTTTTTGATGGATACCTCTACTTTGGAGAAGGTCTTCATCAGTCACACCATATGGGTGTTTATAAATTTGATTTAAAAGAGTTCTCTGTTGCTACAAAGTTTGAGACACAAGGGCATACTGAAATTTTTCCGGTGATTCATAATAATATTTTGTATCAAGCTGCTGGTGGAGATGGTCTTTATGCCATTGATATAGAAACAATGCAGAAGAAGTGGCACTTCTCTGGTGGTCATATGGATGGTTATGTCGGAATTTTAGAAAATGCGCTCTTTGTTGGAACAGGTGTGCCTGTTGAAGATAATGACAAGGTCCGTCCGATGGCCTATCGTCTCCATAGTGAAACTGGAGAAATAGCTTGGCAAAGAGAATTACCGCTATCTACTTGGTATGGACCAGCAATCTCAAATGATCATATTTGTTTTCCTTTAGGTGAAATTCACGTTGAGTCTAAGCTTGGGGGAATTTCTTGTTTTTCTCCTTCCGGAGAACGTCAAAGTACAATTTTAATTGATGCACCTGTTTTAAGTAAACCTATCATCTTAGGAGATAATATAATCTTTAATGATTATCATGGTGGTCTCTACTCTTGGAAAGTTGATGGCTCAAGAGAGAATTGGAAAATTAAAGCTACTTCCAAAGCCCATGGCTATTCAAGCTCAGTTCTGATTGATAATAATATTTACTTTGTCGATGCAGATGGTACTTTGAAGATCGTTAATCCTATTACTGGTGTTTTTTTAGAACGAGACCTTTCAAAAATACTTAAACCTGGCGAGAGGGTTTATGCTGACATTTTAAAGTATGATGAAAAGATTTATATTTTCGGAATGAAGGGAAGTATTCTGGAGCTGGACAAGTCTATGGGTAGTGTGAAGAATTAG
- a CDS encoding ABC transporter substrate-binding protein, which yields MKLLIISLFMFTALSKQPYIILSGDWEPYTGVNLKNHGIANNIVSHVMNQVNEKVEFHFVPWTRTLNLVLSNRKYIASSAWAYSEEKAKLYAYSDPFINNPENLFYIKDRDKVLEWNELSDLKKVKASFGGTRSYLHSKVLGEAGVNLDIANSDLLNFKKLLAGRINYFPCNPTVGLEIIKKYFPEEQDRFAYIKKPIMNISLGLVVDKKNPEGLKFIEKFNKGLKIIKANGELNKIFEEHSKNKELIELFHHRSASILDTNSSHYP from the coding sequence ATGAAGTTACTAATCATAAGTCTATTTATGTTCACAGCACTCTCAAAACAACCCTATATAATTCTCTCAGGAGACTGGGAACCCTATACTGGAGTAAATTTAAAAAATCATGGAATTGCGAATAATATTGTCTCCCATGTGATGAACCAAGTTAATGAGAAAGTTGAATTTCACTTTGTCCCTTGGACTCGTACGCTCAATCTTGTTCTATCAAATAGAAAATACATCGCCTCAAGTGCTTGGGCCTATTCAGAAGAAAAGGCAAAGCTTTATGCCTACAGTGATCCTTTTATCAATAATCCCGAAAATCTTTTCTATATCAAGGATAGAGACAAGGTGCTGGAGTGGAATGAGTTAAGTGACCTTAAAAAAGTAAAGGCATCATTTGGAGGAACTCGATCTTACTTACATTCAAAAGTTTTAGGCGAGGCCGGAGTCAACCTCGATATTGCAAACTCCGATTTATTGAATTTTAAAAAGCTATTAGCAGGACGAATTAACTATTTTCCATGTAATCCAACTGTTGGCCTTGAGATTATTAAAAAATATTTCCCGGAAGAACAGGATCGATTTGCTTATATTAAAAAACCAATCATGAATATTTCCCTTGGTCTCGTTGTTGATAAGAAAAATCCTGAAGGGCTAAAGTTTATTGAAAAATTTAATAAGGGCCTTAAGATAATTAAGGCCAATGGTGAACTTAATAAAATTTTTGAAGAGCACTCTAAAAATAAAGAGCTTATTGAGCTCTTTCATCATCGAAGTGCATCAATATTAGATACTAATTCTTCACACTACCCATAG
- a CDS encoding DUF968 domain-containing protein yields MELTKYSNHRSAAYLNWLRKQTCVISGRKAECAHHIRLGTNGGVSLKPSDYFCIPLRNEYHTTGLFALHVIGEETFIKQFKLNIHSLFVKYLKEYITHKYKILIDLKDKSDEQMIAYLIQILEEKDLAVSPVVKKKASAKAKSEKDLKIKLKGNEFYEKAKILKREKDKELRQNIKATTKREKVSTSLVGNEFYEKAKELKRSKDKELRDKLKENAKKEKSSTKLSLKNNEFYQKSKELKRQRDKELRDKIKQAKKASK; encoded by the coding sequence ATGGAGTTAACAAAATATAGCAATCACCGAAGTGCTGCTTACCTTAATTGGTTAAGAAAGCAAACTTGTGTCATCTCAGGACGCAAGGCTGAGTGCGCTCATCATATTCGTCTTGGAACTAATGGCGGTGTCTCTTTAAAACCATCCGACTATTTTTGTATTCCACTTAGAAATGAATATCATACGACTGGATTATTTGCTCTTCATGTTATTGGAGAAGAGACATTTATTAAGCAATTCAAGCTTAATATTCACTCTCTCTTTGTAAAGTATCTTAAAGAATATATCACTCATAAGTATAAAATTCTAATTGATCTCAAAGACAAGTCAGATGAGCAAATGATTGCATACTTGATACAAATTCTTGAGGAAAAAGATCTCGCAGTTTCTCCAGTGGTTAAGAAGAAGGCATCGGCTAAGGCAAAGTCAGAGAAAGATTTGAAAATAAAGCTTAAAGGAAATGAGTTTTATGAAAAAGCTAAGATATTAAAAAGAGAAAAAGATAAGGAGTTACGTCAAAATATAAAGGCTACAACAAAAAGAGAGAAAGTAAGTACTAGTCTTGTTGGCAACGAATTCTACGAAAAGGCGAAAGAGCTTAAAAGAAGCAAGGATAAGGAACTTCGCGATAAGCTAAAAGAAAATGCGAAGAAAGAGAAGAGTTCAACTAAATTGAGCTTGAAGAATAATGAATTCTATCAAAAATCTAAAGAACTGAAGCGACAAAGAGATAAAGAATTAAGAGATAAAATTAAGCAGGCTAAAAAGGCGAGTAAGTAG